TTGCTTTGACTACTAGTGTAGTCCAAATCCCACATCGAGTAAGATGAAGTATGTAGAAATGATCTATATAAATACAccattttcatttattttttatttttgaacaaatgatactatttacactaaaagggaGGGGGATCCTGGGCTTAGCTGTACAATGGGTagcaataatttggttcaaattgcgcgagaatcgaatataagatctcttacttataagtgaaaaggaatatcactagaccgtagtactaggTGGCATAAAAACACCATTTAACTAAGCAAAAATTGTCTCAATGAGTCAAGTATCATGTCCTCACTGGCCACCACCCAAGATAtcttggattttttttccttaacaaCACTTTATTAAATTCACCCTTGAAAGAGGCAACTTTTCTTCGAGACCTAGAGCCTAGAGCCACTGAATGTCGTTGCATAATTGATCgtttaatttgatttaacaACTTAAAATTTGTGATTAAGTAACtgtaaatttgattcaacagctTAAAGAATGTCGTCAAAAAAATATGGTTGAAAAAGATGGAAAGATGGAGAGCATAACAGAAAGGGTTACAAATCCCCTATTTATTGACAAAATTAGAAGAGAGAAATTATGAGGTTGGGACCCAAATGTTGTAATATATCATATTGGTGGACAAATTGAACTCCCATATGCTATTGTGACTAAAAGAGTAGCAAACAAAGTTGGGTTGGCATGTGAGCACTAGTAGCCATCACAACACAAAGAATATGAACAAAGCCATGTGATTACAATGCTTTTATtccacaaacatgtgaccatcatCTTCAATACTTTCAAGCCACATTATATGAGAAAatgtttatattgttatttttgtaTCGTTTCATAACGGATTAACAGGCGGTTCAAGAAATTACCAAACCTAACCATTAGCCATCTTTGGAAACCATAAACCACCCCAccccctccctctccctctctttgaTTTTAGTGAACGGATTAACAAGTGATTCAAGAAATTACCAAACCTAACCATTAGCCATCTCTGGTTTTAGTGATTGGGCTTGTAAGGGCTTAAGTTATGGTGTTACTGAATTATAACTATTTAAAATTCCACAAACAAAAGGGCCCAGTCAAAGCTGGTCACAAACAAGAATGATGAATGATTTGATGTGCCACCAACTCATTCAAACGAGTGAGTGGAAATTAGGGTGGCCAATGACAATCACTATTTCATAATCTCCAATGGATTTTTCGTCTCACTTATGAGAGTGCAGTTCTATGTATGAAAATGCTacgaattaaaataaaatgatattatctacctttaacaaactaattaaacattcgttttttcttttttttttccctgaaaaattaaaataaaaaaaaattcacgaGAAGAACACATTTAAACTTTGTCCTCtgaaattttaatttgcaactttTCTTAATCATCTAAACAAAAATGCTTACAtacaaaatacacaaaaaaattacaatttttttatataccaATAACCTACAACCTCAATTttcactttcctttttctttttcttttttctactaagaatctgaaaatttgagattaagaaaattaatgagaaacggaagaaaaaacagaaaaagtgAAATTTCAAAAGGGCACTACGAGCTCACTGCAAACGAAATCGTCTGAATTTCCTACAGAGTCCTCGGGCCACGAATCCCGAAGCAGCTTCAGCAGCAGCTGCGCCTTCCGCTTGGCCCGCTCCGTACAATCACTCTGCACCAACAGCAACAGCTGCGTCAGAACCCCCGCCGCCACGGCCTCGTTTTTGCTCTTCTCCGACGCCGAGCACAGCGACAGCAACGCTCCCGCCGCGTACTCCGTCGCCCGGTCCGAGATCTTCAGAATCGTCTTCACCAGCAGCGGCACAGTCAGCCCGTGCGCAGCAAACGCCGCGCAACCCTCGGGGACTCTGCATAGCAGCTCGATCGTCGCGAGTGCACGCTCCGAGTCGCATTTCTCGAAATCCGCCAAGACGTTGATTAACGTTTCGGGCGCGCCGGCCGATACGGCCTTATTTCGGGTCTCTTTCACAAGACACAGAGCGAAGACCGCCTTCACGCCGATTTTGAGGGCGCGCGGGTAGGCGATCGGATTTCGGAGAATTGAAACGACGCCGTGGTGGATTTCGTCCACATTGCTAACCTGCGCTCGTAGCTCCGCCGTTCGCGACCCGGCCAGGACGTTCTCGATCAACGCGGCCGAGTTGACTCGGACCTCCATGGAGGGGTGCTGCACAAGGTGAGACAGGTACGCGACCCGGTCAGGATCTGATGCCACCGCAGCGCAGTCGGACTCAGGGAGCGGGAACAGAACGAGAAGCGCGAGCGCCTCGTGAGTCAACTCGGACGATTCGGAATTGGTATCGGAGAAAACGAGCTCAAGGAGAATTTCGCGGGAGTTTTGAGAGGAGATGGTGGAGCGATTCTTGTCGAGGTCGCGGGCAAGGCCGCGCAGGCGGCGGAGGGCGGAGACTCGGGTCGGGTAAGGGTTGGAATTCGATGCAGATTGAGCAAGAAGGTGGCGGATGTGGGTGGGGTCGGCGGGCTGTTTAGGAGTGGGAATGCGCTCGACGCCGAAAGAGCGGTTGGCGACGCACCATTCCTGGATGAGGCGGCGGAGGGTGTGGTTGGGAATAAGAGTGAATTCGGAGAGCGGGGCCCGGGTGACGGGGCAGGTGATGTTGCCGGTGGTGACCCAAGACTCGATGCTGGGACGGTCGTAGGTCTGGCCGGTGCTGACCGTGACGGGGTCGCGCATGAGCTCTAAGGATATGGgacacctaaagtggtatggtATCTGTACCCCCAAATCCAACGGCTCTAAACTCCCGGGCATTTGtgcgtctctctctctctgttggtTGCTAAATCTTTGGGGGGTCTCTGCaaattctgatttggatttgGCTAAGTTACGCTTTGCTGGGTATATGGTGGCTTTTATATTACAACAAGTGGAACAGAGGGACAAACCCAAcaggcctctctctctctctctccacataCATCTGACTCCAACTTTGGCCACACGTGTGGTGTGTTTGGTGGGAGGACAACTTATCCGCTATGTGTATTCCTCTATTCAATCGTGTTTCTGATACACTTTAAAAATCACTTTAGTAGCATTTAATATTAtgatttagtagtattttttttttcacttataaataatAGGTTTTAGGTTTAATTTTCGTCAATGACTAATTTGAATcgtattattgctaacccattatgAAGGTTAGCCTATCTTCCCAcctcctttagtgtagataatatcgtttgtttaaaaaaaaaaattgtttctgtaTATGTATATCTCTGTATAATGTACTGGATCGTGTTTCCGATACACTAAAAAACCTTATCCTCTATGTGAAACAGTGCGACCGTGGTTAGGTTAAGGTTTGGTCAAATGGAATGGAGTGGACTGGACGACTGGGGTGGGACCTCCCTGTATATAAATTTCTCATAGCCATAGGCTCATTTATAAAATCTTACTCCTGTATACATCGTGGATTTGTTTTAACGTGCGCCTGTCATTGTTTTAGGAGATTGATTGGGCAAGCAGCATCATTCATTCATTATGGGTGGGTTGCGCATCCACCTATAATGaaaagtcttaggttcgattctcatcaaaaacaaatttgaatcacattattgctagtttattgtgaggttaaacataccccttccccttagtatagataataatgtttgttcaaaaaaaaaaaaataaataaatgtgtcTACACTACAACTAATTGTAAAGGATTTTCTTAGAATTTGCGTATACATAATAATTTTAGTTAACTGTCTACATTCATATAATTTCTCTCCACAACCAATTTACTCTCttcattcatattatttttaattaaactatcaaaTCTCTTCAAACCAAAATACCTAAATTATTCTCACAAACTCAATTCAATATGTAATATCTTTAcactcattttaaaaataaatatataaaaaaaatcaccattattgaagaaaaaaaagacaaaattatatTCGGTGGCAAACAACTGGAATAAACATAAGTATTTAGTTAAATCCTgttgaaaattgaatttttcGATGGTATCTTGCTgaataaaacaatttttttttcaatggaGTCATGTTGAACTGTTAAGCAGAAAAAATCCAGTGATTAAGTAGAAAAAAGCATGaacacaaacataaaaaaatattgctAATCAATTTATAATAACATGGTTTTTACTCATGTTACTAACTTACCACAaattcaaaaagaaagaagCTAAATTCTTAAATTGAAAGCTCTTAACGCTCACCGATAGGACATTGATTGAAGCAAGTGCAATAGAGCTTCTTAGGCATCAGCTGAATTTTTGTTTTGCCTCATATAAGAAttgaaatcaaaacaaaaagaacttgCAAAAATCGATTCATAcaggattcaaaacttcaaaatcaccatccatctgtaaaataaataaataaataacatttaTTTTCTCTATGAGAGCGTCTTAGGATTATATGGTGGTAATTATTCTTTTCATCTTGGACTTGATGGCAATTATGCAatagaataataaaaaattcatatttaaagtttaagttgggtgtagaaagaagttatatgggttcaaatataatttctaaaacaatttaaaatttaaattgggTGCAGAGAGACGTTATAcgagttcaaataaaaatttccaaaatgAAATGATGTTacatgtgacaacccgtccttaattttctatgtaatttctccCGAGTGTGTAAATTGACATTTATGCCCTTGTTGGCAAAGTGATGTGGACATGATTATGcaactttaaattattttcctcactattttaattaaattgtacTCGTTGTTATGATCGCATGAACACGAATTAGACCAGAATCAAATTTGTAATGAAAAAGTTAAGTTACATTAAAGTACATTAACAACGGGCAGAGTTGTACACGCATGTGTTAATTATTTAGTACTGGAAACGACTGTTTTAGAGAGGGTACGTTCAATTTCATCTAATTACGATTGTACGAACCCTAtctgttttcttctttaaaatTGGACCTGGGCGCTCAAATCCCTGACCACCAATCAATTTCACTCCTTAATTCTCTCACCCAACCAGACAACTTCCTTCACTTTTCTACCAATCAGAAAAGCTGtcattctttctctctctctctcacccatACCTCACTTTTCTCTACAACTACAAGGACCTTCATCAAACACTCACAGATCAAACTTAAAAATACCACCCTCGTAATCCTCTCACCTTCATGAACCTAGCCATACCAATCGATTCTCAATTGATCAAGGTTTGACCCATGAACTCGAAAGATCCGACTTGGTGAGTTTTCCTCTTACGAGTTTCAGGCCGAGTTACAAGGTTTTAGGACGTGAGGAAGCTTTCACATAACTCCCTGGAGTCCCTAGGCTAAGTTTGGAGTGAAGACAACATTAAGAAGCACTGTTTCAAGGAGTCGAGTTTTAGGCCGAGACTTTCAAGGCTTTTTCAAGTCATTTTACATCCATTTTTGGGCTTTTGaaaggtataatcttgttcttctCCTCaagagcttcatttccatataaagttggtcaaaaatggttgagaaatgaagaagttatgcgaTTTTGAAATTTTCCAGAAATCGGCAACCTTTTTCTAGTTTCTGGCGAAATCAGCCAATGGACGGCAAGACTCACCTAACGCCATTActatttaacgaaatattcctaacgttcATCAGACTTCTGTCAGTCATTGGCTTGCGCGTGGGCGCATGTATGGTCGCGGGCTAGCTGGCGGGTGAAGGCGTGTCCAGCCTCCGGGCGACGAGTGCTTGACATGTACAGGTCCGTGACGTCGAGTAGAACATTTTCGTATATTTAAACCTTTTGTTTGAGCAAGCTATGGGGAATTTTTTCCTAGCTTTTTCGTACATgtgttatttaattaattatcattagttgttttgcatataagGGAGACTTACCCCGAGGATGTTCAAGGACAAACGAGGCTGAAAATGCGGTTATGTGGTTGAGATTTATGTATGGTAATGGCATCTTCATATACATTTTACATGCTCATCAATGTTGTACTGCTGTTAAATGCTAAAATAATCCTACAAGATGCGCAAGTAAGTTCTAgtaagtttattatgttgaTTGGAATTATTGAATCATCATGGCATGCTTATATTCATGTAatctgctcatcattgctgcatcCCAATTTTAGTGCTCACCCTGGGCCAggccagtccttcacgtgtatgttcacttCTGCAttgcatgctcgccttggatccaactaggtgccagtcctatcgtacaggttgtattaggtgactccgactcgtaggtgaccatGCATTGCGTCGGttttcacgtgatcatagcactagaATGTATATTATggttacacccagtcctgttgtacaggtcgcattaggcgactccgactcgtgtgcttGCATAGATTGATAGACCATTAAGTCAGTCGTACAGGTCGCATTAGGCGACTTcgacttgtgtgctagcatagattgtTGAGCAGTTGATTATACTTATGCTACTATCGTGATATCGTGATTTGGCATGCTTCTGGATTTACTACTgttttgcatttgatttcatacctatgtagtatgattttctggaaactatacatgttttacagcgaggggttagtatgttcaaaaaataaatgaattttataaacctttatttttgtgcccattcacccttctgttttttgcTCCTCTAGGTCCTAGTCAACTGAATTATCTGTGGCATTCGAGGAATATCCGGTGATTCTGACATATCTCTATATAACGTAGGAACTTTTCCAGGTTATGTATTCATCAATTTTTCTAGTCTTGACTGCATTACTTTTATGTTATGTATACTCTGAACATTTGTATTTTATAGGTTCTACCCACTACTGCGCACTCACTTTATTAGTTAAATAAGTTCTAGTTCCGATTTTAGTTCTTTTGCATTTTTGCATCACTCACActtttggttacgtcacctttaGGTGACGACCAACATGTCTCAACTccggtcgggatgtgtcagtttggtatcagagcataagttcaGGTAGTCTTGCATTCCTCGTATGTGTTATAGGTTCTaatagtttttttgtttcttatgtCAAAATCATGCCACCTCATAGAGAGCCACATGTCCCTACTGAGACTAATTTTCCCGATTTTGGACAACATGGTAAGGCTATTGCTAGTGCTTTTTAGTCTACACTTCGTTCTCCTCGAAGGATTACCTTGGAGACAGTATCCCACcttcaaataaataatttctttgGCAATAAGGGACCTGAGAAATCTAAGATTTGGATTGACCATGTTAAGAAGACTTTCCAAGTTATGCAGCGACAAGGAAACCTTCTGGCGGAGAGATGGGTCGAGACAACGACTTGGTTCTTTCATTTGGGAGCAGCATCATGGTCTTAGGAATCATGCCAGTTGTCTGCTTAAGAGGCCATGGATTGGGATATCTTCAGATGCCTATTTAAGGCTAAGTTCACACCTCCGGAGTACAACGATCGAAAGAAAGAGGATTTCATAGACTAAAGCAAGGGAAGATATTAGTCACAGAGTACCACCGAAAGTTCACAGACTTATCCCGCTATTGTCTCGAGATCGTTGGGAATCCCAAGGAGATGTTCCATTATTTTAAGAAGGGGACTTGCAAGCGATTGTGTTCTTTGGCGACCTCTACTCCCTGCTCTACCTACCAAGAATTCTTTGAGGTTCTGCTTCGTGTTGAAGATTCCAAGAATGCTCCTGATGATGACAATGATGAAGaagataacaataataataCTTAGAGGAATAATAACAGGGGGCAATCGTCTTTTGGCCCTCAAAAGACTCATAATTTCAAGAGAAGTGGTAATAGTTCTGGATCGTTGAGCGGTGGTTCAAATTCCAATACGCCGCAAAGGGGCGGTAAGTCCGCAAGCAGTTCCTGCTTTCAAAATTAGAGGAACCCTAACAATATTGGTGCTTCGCACTGTCACAAATGCAATAACCGTCATTTCAGTGAGTGTAAAAGGGGATACTTCTGGATTTATTGCTattttgcatttgatttcatacctacgtagtatgattttctggaaactatacatgttttacagcgaggggttagtatgttcagaaaataaatgaattttataaacctttatttttgtgcccactcacccttctgttttttgcCCATCCAGGTCCTTGTCAGCTGAATTCTCTATGGCATTCGAGGAATATCTAGCGATTCTGACATATCTCTGTTTAATGCAGGAACTTTTCCTGGTTGTGTATTCAACACTTTTCTAGTCTCGACTGCATTACTTTTATGCTATCTATGCTTTGAACATTTGTATTTTATGGGTTCTACCCATTACTGCGCACTCACTTTATTAGTTAAATAAGTTCTAGTTCTGGTTTTAGTTTAGggagtgttattggcactccaaaaatctcattctacactcttcacaagtgtatttttctttccaaatatagaaagtttggagtgtagaatgagatttttggagtgccaataacaattcccttagtTTATTCGCATTTTTGCATCACTCATACTTTTGGTTATGTCACCTTTGGACgatggccagcatgcctcgactccggtcgaggtgtgtcattaCATAAGAAGAAACAGTGTgccaaaatgaaatttttttttttccaaacttaTATTGGTAAATTGGTGAAGTTGCAACATAAGCAAGGGCATAAAGGATATGGATTTATGTAGTGAATAATAGaaataagagaaaaataatagggttgttgtggcctattttatctgagagaaagaaagggtgtggaaaaaaaaaaatatatatatatatatatatatatatatagagagagagagagagagagagagagagagagagagagagagagagagagagagagagagagagagagagagagagagagagagagactgtaGAATGCTTAAGAATTGTTGTGATTCTCCCTATAGGAGATTATTAGTTGTTCTCCAAGTAAGTACAATCCTATAGGAAAAGAATCATTAGAATAATGGATAATCTAAAAATCAAATctatctaggatttacacaatcataatTAGGTAATATTTATAACAAGGGTTTAGGTGTAACATCAGGTTCGGCAAAATTGAGCAAGTCAACTTGTCGGCACTGATCTAGGAACATGCTAGCCTCGAACATGGAACTTGCATATGGAAATAAGCCTCACAAAAGCCAACTATGATAAAACCCAATAGTTTAAGGAAAATGGTGAGTTGGATGCAAAGCCAATTTAAACGCCTATAGGATGTACACAATGGTATGACCAGCTCAGAATTCGTGCAcatcctcattaaaacctaatcaggtagcaaaaacccaaaggaaaaaaaatgctcctaatcgtaggagaAAATAGTACATAAGGCTAAGTGAGTATACTTCGGGATACACCCTTGATTTTGACATAGTTCCAAAGAGCTAataatgttacaactcagaaagtttacgcataccaatttcTTGAACAAgtttctgaaaagtagacttcGGTAGTGACTTGGTGAAAAGGTTGGCCAGATTGTCATGGGAACGAATtttcttgacttcaatgttctgatgttcTTGTTACTATTGAGAGAAAAAGAATTTCAGCGCAATAtgtttggtgttgtctcctttgatgtattCTTTATAGAGTGAACTtatgtgccctatattgttgttgcaagaCTATATTGGTAACATGGAAGGTcaaataggtcttctccaagagatcCTCTTAAGTTAAATCCTCCTTACAGAACTTAAGAAGTGActggattcgacaaacttcataattgtaCTTAGTCACAAACTTAAAGTCATGGAAGAGTAAGTGTTGCCAGTcttgtcttgcttcaggcaagaatatATCTCTTTTGTGATCAAAGTAATCCTTCAAAGAGATCCATAAAGCTCATGGATCCTCCTGAGCGAGGTACTTAGTTTGCAATACGTTATGCATATGCCTTAGTATGAAAACCGTGGTGGTGGCTTTGTCAGCTTTGCCAACTGAAACATCCGTCTCAGCTTCTAGGTAGCTTTAAGGCTTTTAGAAGTatgatggagcttcacatcttggacccactttaAATAGTTTCTTTTGGAGGTTTCCAAAGCAGTAAAATCGAGTTTATTCAAATACAATATATCTTTGTCAAAGAAAAAATAGACAAGAGTGTCGTTAGTGCAATAtagacaaaaaattatcaatccATACACAAGGAGTAGAACATTTGGGTTCTATTAGGCATGTATTGGTTtacattttcatgaaaaattgtGGGTTTTCGTGTTACGTTTTTCAAAAACTTTAGTTTGAATTTTATAAACTTCAAGTTTATTAGTTCTTGTAAGAAAATGCAACATATACTAGAAGTATGCAACAGATAAATGCATGTAGGTCTTCAAGGCCTACGATA
This genomic stretch from Pyrus communis chromosome 2, drPyrComm1.1, whole genome shotgun sequence harbors:
- the LOC137726137 gene encoding U-box domain-containing protein 26-like; translated protein: MWRERERGLLGLSLCSTCCNIKATIYPAKRNLAKSKSEFAETPQRFSNQQRERDAQMPGSLEPLDLGVQIPYHFRCPISLELMRDPVTVSTGQTYDRPSIESWVTTGNITCPVTRAPLSEFTLIPNHTLRRLIQEWCVANRSFGVERIPTPKQPADPTHIRHLLAQSASNSNPYPTRVSALRRLRGLARDLDKNRSTISSQNSREILLELVFSDTNSESSELTHEALALLVLFPLPESDCAAVASDPDRVAYLSHLVQHPSMEVRVNSAALIENVLAGSRTAELRAQVSNVDEIHHGVVSILRNPIAYPRALKIGVKAVFALCLVKETRNKAVSAGAPETLINVLADFEKCDSERALATIELLCRVPEGCAAFAAHGLTVPLLVKTILKISDRATEYAAGALLSLCSASEKSKNEAVAAGVLTQLLLLVQSDCTERAKRKAQLLLKLLRDSWPEDSVGNSDDFVCSELVVPF